The Oleiphilus messinensis DNA segment TTTCGATTGCCAAAAACCAAGCGAAATCCCGGTGCCGGGGACTCTATCTTCACCGTGCAATGCTGAATGCAAACCTAACGTTTTGCTTCCTTAGGGGGGCGGCCCCGCTTTTTGGGCCGAACAGGGCGATCTACCATAAGTTGAATCTGGTGTTTGAACCGGTCTCCCCCCAGGACCATCTCGAGGTTGAGTGTTTCAACGATATGCTTTTTAATGCCAGGATCGAGTTCAAAACCAAACAGCTCCCGGTAAACCTCGCACCGCTGTCCCTCATCCTCCCCTAATTCATTATACATTTCATGGGGTTTAAGAACCGGATTGGACTGGCCCCCGGCATGGGTCTGATAACTGGACCAGGGGTAGGTCGCCTCGGAATCGGACAGCCCCATATCTACAGGTAAACTTTCGATATAACGGGTACAGGTGATCATATAGGCTGAAGAATCAATCAGGCTGGATTTATACCGACCTTCCCACAAAGTTCCGCTGCGATGGTACCGATGGTTCATATACTGCACATAACGTCGTCCGAGGGATTGCATCATCTGAGAGACCCCCCCTTGCACCCGCGGTGTAACAATAATATGAGCTTCAGTTTTTAACAACGCATACGCATGAATTTCACACTGATATTGTGTGGCGGCTTTTTCGAGGCTTTCCAGGAACATTTCATAGTCCTGCTGATCGAAAAAACAGGGCAAACGATTATGCCCGCGTTGCATGATGTATTGAGGATAGTCCGTTAAATTAAATCGTGGTTTCCTTGCCATTTACGCGTACTCAAACTAAACAGGGAGCAGACCTGCTCCCTTTCATTCATTCTGGCTTAATCTGCAACACATCCCTGATCATGTTGCAGAATAGCCTTCTGTGTGACTTCGCCGGTTATTCAGCTGACGTCATAGGTAAAGTGACCTTCTTCATCTGCACCGATATGAATGCGATTAATCGTTTCACCCGTCGCCATTTTGTTCAAACACTCTGAGGCTAATTCCGGCAACAGCGTGCGATTCAAAATGGTTTCGATATTACGTGCACCCGTATCCACTTCCTGACTTCGTGCCACAATGTGCAGCACGACCTCATCGTCATAACTGAACTCCGCACCATAATGCTCAATAACACGTTTTTCAATACGACGCATGTTGATTTGACAGATTTTCATCAGATTTTCGTCATCTAACGGATAATACGTGATGACATTCGCACGTCCCAGGAAGGCCGGTTTGAAGTGCTTCAGTAATTCCGGACGCATGCTATCCAACAGCACTTCAGGCTCGGGCTTTTCTTCACTTTGCGCACAGATTGCCCGGATCGCAGCTTCACCGGCGTTGGATGTCATGATAATAACGGTATTCTTGAAGTCGATATCCCGACCTTCTCCATCCTTGATCGTGCCCTTATCAAAAAGGTTGTAGAACACATCCTGCACACCAGGATGGGCCTTTTCCATTTCATCAAGCAAAATCACGGAATAAGGCTTACGCCGCGCAGCTTCCGTCAAAACACCGCCTTCACCATAGCCGACATAGCCAGGGGGTGAACCCAAAAGCATTGAAACTTTATGCTCCTCCTTAAACTCCGACATATTGATGACCGTAATATTCTGCTCACCACCAAACAGGATATCTGCCAGTGCCAATGCCGTCTCGGTTTTACCGACACCACTGGAACCAACCATCATGAAAACCCCGATCGGTTTACGGGGATCCGTGAGTCCTGCCCGAGAGGTGCGAATCGCCTGAGCGATGGCATCCAGTGCATGGGATTGACCAATCACCCGCTCTTCGAGCTTGTCCCGAAGTTTCAAAATGGCATTGATTTCATCCCCCACCATTTTGCCTACCGGTATGCCGGTCCAATTTGCGACCACTTCAGCGACGGCCTGGCCATCAACGTGTGGTTGCATTAACGGATTCTGTCCCTGAATACCACCGAGCTCTGTAGTGAGGGCTTTTAACCGGGCTTTCAGCTCTTCACTTTGTTCTGGTGTCAATTGTTCTGCTGTTAATGCCTCATCCGCCTCAGGCTGTGCTTCACCTTCGGTTGCATCGGTCTCTGTGGGCGCTAGATTTCGGCTGAAGAAATCGGTCTCGATTTTATCCCTGATTGATTTGATTTCAACGATAATTTCTTTCTCTTTTTCCCACTGAGCTTCCTGGTTCTCCCGTTGGGTTTCAGCCTCAGCTTTTTCCGCCTGTAGTTCGGCGATCATATCGTCGCAATCACCTGTGGAGGCATTCTCACGCTCCAGCATCTCAATGTTCGTTTTCAATTGATCAATGCGACGGCGGGTATCTTCAATCAACGCAGGCGTAGCACTTTGGCTCAATGCCACTCTGGCACAAGCGGTATCCAGCAGGCTCACCGACTTATCCGGCAGTTGGCGACCTGGAATATAACGGGCAGAAAGCTTTACAGCTTGAATGATAGCATCATCGGAAATTCGTACTTTATGGTGTTGTTGCAAGGTTTTTGAAACGCCACGCATCATATCAATGGCAACCGATTCAGATGGCTCTTCTACTTTTACCACCTGGAAACGTCGGGTCAATGCCGGATCCCGCTCGAAATACTTTTTATATTCTGCCCAGGTCGTGGCGGCGATCGTTCGTAATTCACCCCGTGCCAAAGCAGGTTTGAGCAAGTTGGCCGCATCACCTTGCCCCTCTTTGCCACCCGCACCGATCAATGTATGTGCTTCATCGATGAACATAATAATAGGGGACGGTGAAGCCTTAACCTCTTCAATAACACTTTTCAGACGATTCTCAAACTCGCCTTTCATACTGGCACCGGCTTGCAACAGGCCCAAATCCAGAGACATGATGGCCACGCCTTTTAGCGGATCGGGTACATCATCATTTGCTACGCGCAGCGCTAATCCTTCGACCACTGCGGTTTTCCCAACACCCGCCTCACCCGTAAGAATCGGGTTGTTTTGACGTCGCCGGGTTAAAATGTCAATACACTGACGAATTTCTGTATCTCGCCCCAGCACCGGATCAATTTCATTTTTCTTGGCGCGTTCGGTCAGATTGATACAAAACTTCGCCAGCGATGACCCACCTGCCGGGGCATCACCGGAGACTTCCGCGCCGCCCTCTGAAGGTGCAGACCGCGAGATACTTTGTGACTCTGCGGTTTTACCAAAAACAGAACGCAATGCCACTCGGGCACGATCATTATTGACGTCACGCAAGCTGGGAATTGATTCCAGCATTTGTCTACGCAACGTGTCATCTGACATCATGGCGCAAAAAATATGTCCCGAACTGATGGCGTTGTGGGACATATCAATCGAAGCAACCATCCAGGCATACTTCAGCGCATCCTGTACTGTTTGAGACAGTCCTGGTGTGCGGGTATTTCCACTTTTAAACTTATCCAGTGACGCCGTCAGTTCACGCAACACCTTCGCATGATTCAGTCCGAATTCCTCGAGCATTTTGCCCAGATCTGTGTCTGCCTGCTCCAGAATTTTCTGCAGCCAGTGCTCCACTTCAATACTGTAATGGGATTTGGATAAACATAAGCCGGCCGCATTATCCAGAGCTAGTTTGAGGTTGGGGTTCATGCGCTCGACCAGCGCTTTCAAATTAACATTAAACATATTCAATCCGCCTTATGAGACTGTTCCGTTACTCGATGTTTGCATACCATGTTTTGAGAGACTGATTTTTATAAGTTTATCAGTAGGGTTTTTCTTGTAGAGGCGTGTACTCCAACCCACCAAAGCCAGCGGATCCTTTACGCCCAGTTTGACAGCAGGCAATTGATCCTCCCTCACTTTCAACGATAGATCAAAATCCATCTCTACGCCTGCTCGCTGCTTTACCAGGTTATAGAGCGCAGTCAGCTTTTTCGACCCGGGCGCCAGAGTCGTAAACA contains these protein-coding regions:
- a CDS encoding transposase, with product MARKPRFNLTDYPQYIMQRGHNRLPCFFDQQDYEMFLESLEKAATQYQCEIHAYALLKTEAHIIVTPRVQGGVSQMMQSLGRRYVQYMNHRYHRSGTLWEGRYKSSLIDSSAYMITCTRYIESLPVDMGLSDSEATYPWSSYQTHAGGQSNPVLKPHEMYNELGEDEGQRCEVYRELFGFELDPGIKKHIVETLNLEMVLGGDRFKHQIQLMVDRPVRPKKRGRPPKEAKR
- the tssH gene encoding type VI secretion system ATPase TssH, which translates into the protein MFNVNLKALVERMNPNLKLALDNAAGLCLSKSHYSIEVEHWLQKILEQADTDLGKMLEEFGLNHAKVLRELTASLDKFKSGNTRTPGLSQTVQDALKYAWMVASIDMSHNAISSGHIFCAMMSDDTLRRQMLESIPSLRDVNNDRARVALRSVFGKTAESQSISRSAPSEGGAEVSGDAPAGGSSLAKFCINLTERAKKNEIDPVLGRDTEIRQCIDILTRRRQNNPILTGEAGVGKTAVVEGLALRVANDDVPDPLKGVAIMSLDLGLLQAGASMKGEFENRLKSVIEEVKASPSPIIMFIDEAHTLIGAGGKEGQGDAANLLKPALARGELRTIAATTWAEYKKYFERDPALTRRFQVVKVEEPSESVAIDMMRGVSKTLQQHHKVRISDDAIIQAVKLSARYIPGRQLPDKSVSLLDTACARVALSQSATPALIEDTRRRIDQLKTNIEMLERENASTGDCDDMIAELQAEKAEAETQRENQEAQWEKEKEIIVEIKSIRDKIETDFFSRNLAPTETDATEGEAQPEADEALTAEQLTPEQSEELKARLKALTTELGGIQGQNPLMQPHVDGQAVAEVVANWTGIPVGKMVGDEINAILKLRDKLEERVIGQSHALDAIAQAIRTSRAGLTDPRKPIGVFMMVGSSGVGKTETALALADILFGGEQNITVINMSEFKEEHKVSMLLGSPPGYVGYGEGGVLTEAARRKPYSVILLDEMEKAHPGVQDVFYNLFDKGTIKDGEGRDIDFKNTVIIMTSNAGEAAIRAICAQSEEKPEPEVLLDSMRPELLKHFKPAFLGRANVITYYPLDDENLMKICQINMRRIEKRVIEHYGAEFSYDDEVVLHIVARSQEVDTGARNIETILNRTLLPELASECLNKMATGETINRIHIGADEEGHFTYDVS